A window of the Euzebya pacifica genome harbors these coding sequences:
- the sucB gene encoding 2-oxoglutarate dehydrogenase, E2 component, dihydrolipoamide succinyltransferase, translating into MATDVELPQLGESVTEGTITAWLVSVGDTVEADQPLFELSSDKIDTEVPSPTAGTVTEILVEVDETVEVGTVVARIGEESEAGGADEAPADDAPAEQAEPEQAEPEPEAPAEEPEPVADGDAGARASGAASDGGDAGPATDVILPELGESVTEGTITGWLVSVGDTVEVDQPLFELSSDKIDTEVPSPAAGTITEILVEVDETVDVGTVVARLGGSGGGSDAAESAPTEQASDKPAVSEPAAAASSGDSSTPAGPDTLASPLVRRLAADNDVDLSSVSGSGQGGRVTREDVEAAIGGSGGASSQAQSPQAQSQVQPEKQKAAASAPSGGQATPKAAPAPSQPAREAGDRERVEDLSRIRQRIAEKMLESQSKAAQLTTVQEADVTALMNARGKVKESFKSREGVSLSPFAMVARAAIIAVRDHPMVNAYADWDNGKLYLRDYVNLGIAVDTPKGLLVPNVKGADSLTVAGLARGINDAAQKARGENGKRIDFADIEGGTFTLTNTGSRGVLIDTPILNYPEVAILGVGAIAKRPAVVTGPDGTESIGIRQMMYMSLTYDHRLLDGADAARFVTDVKRVLEETDWAQEIG; encoded by the coding sequence ATGGCCACTGATGTCGAGCTGCCGCAGCTCGGAGAGTCCGTCACCGAAGGCACGATCACGGCCTGGCTGGTGTCGGTCGGCGACACCGTCGAGGCGGACCAGCCGCTGTTCGAGCTGTCCAGCGACAAGATCGACACCGAGGTCCCCTCCCCCACGGCCGGGACCGTGACCGAGATCCTCGTCGAGGTCGACGAGACCGTCGAGGTCGGCACGGTCGTGGCGCGCATCGGTGAGGAGAGCGAAGCCGGGGGTGCCGACGAGGCCCCCGCCGACGACGCCCCCGCCGAGCAGGCCGAACCCGAGCAGGCCGAACCCGAGCCCGAAGCCCCCGCCGAGGAGCCCGAACCGGTCGCGGACGGTGACGCCGGGGCCCGTGCGTCCGGCGCGGCCAGCGACGGCGGCGACGCCGGTCCCGCGACCGACGTGATCCTGCCCGAGCTCGGCGAGTCCGTGACGGAGGGCACCATCACCGGGTGGCTCGTGTCCGTCGGCGACACCGTCGAGGTCGACCAGCCCCTGTTCGAGCTGTCCAGCGACAAGATCGACACCGAGGTCCCCTCCCCCGCCGCGGGCACCATCACCGAGATCCTCGTCGAGGTCGACGAGACCGTCGATGTGGGCACCGTCGTGGCCCGACTGGGTGGCAGCGGTGGGGGCAGCGACGCTGCGGAGTCCGCGCCGACCGAGCAGGCCAGCGACAAGCCCGCTGTCAGCGAACCGGCAGCGGCCGCCTCGTCGGGCGACAGCAGCACGCCGGCCGGCCCCGACACCCTCGCCTCGCCCCTGGTGCGCCGACTGGCCGCCGACAATGACGTCGACCTGTCCTCCGTGAGCGGATCCGGACAGGGCGGTCGCGTGACCCGCGAGGACGTCGAGGCCGCCATCGGTGGCTCCGGCGGCGCGTCGTCGCAGGCACAGTCGCCCCAGGCGCAGTCGCAGGTGCAGCCCGAGAAGCAGAAGGCCGCCGCCTCGGCGCCGTCCGGCGGCCAGGCGACGCCGAAGGCCGCCCCCGCACCGTCCCAGCCCGCCCGCGAGGCCGGTGACCGGGAGCGCGTCGAGGACCTCTCCCGCATCCGCCAGCGGATCGCGGAGAAGATGCTGGAGTCCCAGTCGAAGGCTGCGCAGCTGACCACGGTCCAGGAGGCCGATGTCACCGCGCTGATGAACGCCCGCGGCAAGGTGAAGGAATCGTTCAAGTCCCGCGAGGGCGTGTCCCTGTCGCCGTTCGCCATGGTTGCCCGAGCGGCGATCATCGCCGTCCGCGACCACCCGATGGTCAACGCCTACGCCGACTGGGACAACGGCAAGCTGTACCTGCGGGACTACGTGAACCTCGGCATCGCCGTGGACACGCCCAAGGGCCTGCTGGTCCCCAACGTCAAGGGTGCGGACTCGTTGACCGTGGCCGGGCTGGCCCGCGGCATCAACGATGCGGCACAGAAGGCGCGTGGCGAGAACGGCAAGCGCATCGACTTCGCCGACATCGAGGGCGGCACGTTCACGCTGACCAACACGGGCAGCCGCGGCGTCCTGATCGACACGCCGATCCTCAACTACCCCGAGGTCGCGATCCTGGGTGTGGGCGCCATCGCCAAGCGCCCGGCCGTCGTCACCGGCCCCGACGGGACGGAGTCGATCGGCATCCGCCAGATGATGTACATGTCGCTGACCTACGACCACCGCCTGCTCGACGGTGCCGACGCCGCCCGGTTCGTCACCGACGTCAAGCGGGTCCTCGAGGAAACCGACTGGGCGCAGGAGATCGGGTAG
- the lpdA gene encoding dihydrolipoyl dehydrogenase has product MAETFDVVVLGGGTGGYSCALRAAGLGLSVALVEKAKVGGTCLHWGCIPTKAFLHAAEVAEHAKHGPDLGVKSAFDGVDIDKVIGYKNGIVDANWKGLQATLKGRGVTTFNGHGTLTGPNTISVETDGGSVDVEATKAFVLATGSRPKTLPFAEVDGELVITSDEAMYMERVPSRPIVLGASAVGVEFATVWNGYGADEVTIIEAMDAVVPLEDIDTQKTLKRELKKNGITAMTGEFVEKVEKGDGTVTVTTKSGKTVEGDLLMLAIGRGPVTDGMNIEATGVTLDRGFITVDEYCRTGVTFGDGGVVYAIGDVIPTLGLAHASFMEGMLVANQVAGEPVTPIDYRGVPKVYYCTPEIGAVGYTEQELKEEGIEFDAKKFPFSHNARAMMQGGSGHVKVLAAKGGGKVLGVHIVGPHATDLIAEGQMIYNWEALPTDVAEFIHPHPTLSEAVGEAHMALAGRALHG; this is encoded by the coding sequence ATGGCTGAAACGTTTGACGTAGTCGTCCTCGGCGGCGGCACCGGCGGCTATTCCTGCGCCCTGCGGGCGGCGGGCCTGGGCCTGTCGGTTGCCCTGGTGGAGAAGGCCAAGGTCGGCGGTACGTGCCTGCACTGGGGCTGCATCCCCACCAAGGCGTTCCTGCACGCCGCGGAGGTTGCCGAGCACGCCAAGCACGGGCCGGACCTCGGTGTGAAGTCCGCCTTCGACGGCGTCGACATCGACAAGGTCATCGGCTACAAGAACGGCATCGTCGACGCGAACTGGAAGGGGCTGCAGGCCACCCTCAAGGGGCGTGGCGTCACCACCTTCAACGGCCACGGCACGCTGACCGGTCCCAACACGATCAGCGTCGAGACCGACGGCGGGTCCGTCGACGTCGAGGCCACCAAAGCCTTCGTCCTGGCCACGGGGTCGCGCCCCAAGACCCTCCCCTTCGCCGAGGTCGACGGCGAGCTGGTCATCACCTCCGACGAGGCGATGTACATGGAGCGCGTGCCGTCGCGCCCGATCGTCCTCGGGGCCTCCGCGGTCGGCGTGGAGTTCGCCACCGTCTGGAACGGCTACGGCGCGGACGAGGTGACCATCATCGAGGCGATGGACGCCGTCGTGCCGCTGGAGGACATCGACACCCAGAAGACCCTCAAGCGCGAGCTGAAGAAGAACGGCATCACGGCGATGACCGGCGAGTTCGTGGAGAAGGTCGAGAAGGGGGACGGCACCGTCACCGTCACCACGAAGTCGGGCAAGACCGTCGAGGGCGACCTGCTCATGCTCGCCATCGGTCGCGGCCCGGTGACCGACGGCATGAACATCGAGGCGACCGGCGTGACCCTCGACCGCGGGTTCATCACCGTCGACGAGTACTGCCGCACCGGCGTGACCTTCGGTGACGGCGGCGTGGTGTACGCCATCGGTGACGTCATCCCGACCCTGGGCCTGGCGCACGCCAGCTTCATGGAGGGGATGCTGGTCGCCAACCAGGTCGCCGGCGAACCCGTCACCCCCATCGACTACCGGGGTGTGCCGAAGGTCTACTACTGCACGCCGGAGATCGGCGCGGTCGGCTACACCGAGCAGGAGCTGAAGGAGGAAGGCATCGAGTTCGACGCCAAGAAGTTCCCCTTCAGCCACAACGCCCGCGCGATGATGCAGGGTGGCTCCGGGCACGTGAAGGTGCTTGCCGCCAAGGGTGGTGGCAAGGTCCTCGGCGTCCACATCGTGGGCCCGCACGCGACCGACCTGATCGCGGAGGGCCAGATGATCTACAACTGGGAGGCCCTGCCGACCGACGTTGCCGAGTTCATCCACCCGCACCCCACGCTGTCGGAGGCCGTGGGTGAGGCGCACATGGCGCTCGCCGGCCGCGCGCTTCACGGCTGA
- a CDS encoding succinylglutamate desuccinylase/aspartoacylase family protein encodes MTTLSDGEAVRIGGADVPPGARVDIRLSVSESYTGDRLSIPITVINGEHPGPRMFVTAAVHGDELNGIGVVRELMTTLEPNEINGVLILVPVVNVLGLPLHSRYLPDRRDLNRAFPGSTEGSMASRLANTITTQVLDVCDVGVDLHTAASGRANLPQIRANFDIPKSLEYARAFAPPILVDAPHRVGSLRWAGAERDVPVLTYEAGEALRFEESAIGIGVAGVRRLMAHLGMLTEDEADSDGTPLEADETHWVRADRGGIMNLEVGLGDSVSVGQPLWTVSSPFGRDRKPMESPWEGVVIGASTIPLCNPGDAVVHIAVPGGEGEFDEDVDVESFL; translated from the coding sequence GTGACCACCCTTTCCGACGGCGAGGCCGTCCGCATCGGTGGCGCCGATGTCCCGCCGGGCGCCCGGGTCGACATCCGCCTGAGCGTCAGCGAGAGCTACACCGGCGACCGGCTGTCCATCCCGATCACGGTGATCAACGGCGAGCATCCCGGCCCGAGGATGTTCGTCACCGCCGCGGTGCACGGCGACGAGCTGAACGGCATCGGTGTGGTGCGCGAGCTGATGACGACGCTGGAGCCCAACGAGATCAACGGCGTGCTGATCCTGGTGCCGGTCGTCAACGTGCTCGGCCTGCCGTTGCACTCCCGCTACCTCCCGGACCGTCGAGACCTCAACCGCGCCTTCCCCGGCTCCACCGAGGGGTCCATGGCATCGCGGCTGGCCAACACCATCACCACCCAGGTGCTGGACGTCTGCGACGTCGGTGTCGACCTGCACACCGCAGCCAGCGGGCGGGCCAACCTGCCCCAGATCCGGGCCAACTTCGACATCCCGAAGTCCCTGGAGTACGCCCGTGCGTTCGCCCCGCCGATCCTGGTGGACGCGCCGCACCGTGTTGGTTCGCTCCGCTGGGCCGGCGCCGAGCGCGACGTCCCGGTCCTCACCTACGAGGCCGGCGAGGCGCTGCGCTTCGAGGAGTCCGCGATCGGCATCGGCGTGGCCGGCGTGCGTCGGCTGATGGCGCACCTCGGCATGCTGACCGAGGACGAGGCCGACTCCGACGGCACCCCGCTGGAGGCCGACGAGACCCACTGGGTGCGCGCCGACCGCGGCGGCATCATGAACCTCGAGGTCGGCCTCGGCGACTCGGTGTCGGTCGGCCAGCCCCTGTGGACGGTGTCCTCGCCCTTCGGCCGCGACCGCAAGCCCATGGAGTCCCCCTGGGAGGGCGTCGTGATCGGGGCCAGCACGATCCCGCTGTGCAACCCGGGCGACGCCGTGGTGCACATCGCCGTGCCAGGTGGCGAAGGCGAGTTCGACGAGGACGTCGACGTCGAGTCGTTCCTGTAG
- a CDS encoding GGDEF domain-containing protein has protein sequence MESLISSDTRSSEGPRATDTSAAAVAAAKMGASDVLVFAHTHGRSHLLLGGVGLGEAWAGTVAVEERDEPRFVAATEGQTLRIQQDEPVRIVGPYYASSAALVPADGVVVVIGGAKDWLSAVDEDTLTAAASEAAAALVGTEPTRDLSHELDVYTRLRELLQPVGDRSRTAHHLVRQAADVLDADFVLLLPEPGADLAVARPGWAPHDPGGLREAADLVVSALPQEVLVIQDVRDAPLPSPLSPEDGLRSAMIMPLTSEGFLLAAHASGRPRGFTSLDLDVGTLLAETASVALAAADTASTLDRHVERVRWLLRRDPVTGLPDHRAWADALDATDSGAVVAVGLGNVEAPDRLLQIVGAVLQRQATDTDLVARVGVAEFGLLLRGASLSTAEQIAGSVRERLGPIRRADGSPVGVGFAATPELESVRDAWRVAAGRMLQS, from the coding sequence ATGGAGTCTCTCATCTCGTCCGACACCAGATCTTCCGAGGGCCCGCGGGCCACCGATACGTCCGCGGCTGCGGTTGCTGCAGCAAAGATGGGCGCCAGCGACGTGCTGGTCTTCGCCCACACCCACGGGCGCTCGCACCTGCTGCTCGGCGGCGTCGGGCTCGGGGAGGCCTGGGCTGGCACGGTGGCGGTGGAGGAGCGCGACGAGCCGCGGTTCGTCGCGGCGACCGAGGGCCAGACGCTGCGCATCCAGCAGGACGAACCCGTTCGCATCGTCGGCCCGTACTACGCCTCGAGCGCGGCGCTGGTCCCGGCCGACGGCGTCGTGGTCGTGATCGGCGGGGCCAAGGACTGGTTGTCCGCCGTCGACGAGGACACCCTGACGGCCGCCGCCTCGGAAGCCGCCGCCGCCCTGGTGGGAACCGAGCCGACCCGCGACCTCAGCCACGAGCTGGACGTGTACACCCGCCTTCGCGAGCTGCTGCAGCCCGTCGGCGACCGCAGCCGTACCGCCCACCACCTGGTGCGCCAGGCGGCCGACGTCCTCGACGCCGACTTCGTGCTCCTGCTGCCCGAACCGGGTGCAGACCTCGCCGTGGCCCGTCCCGGCTGGGCGCCCCACGACCCCGGTGGCCTGCGGGAGGCGGCCGACTTGGTCGTCAGCGCCCTGCCCCAGGAGGTGCTGGTCATCCAGGACGTCCGTGATGCGCCGCTCCCGTCGCCCCTCTCACCCGAGGACGGCCTGCGCAGCGCCATGATCATGCCGCTGACATCCGAGGGCTTCCTGCTGGCCGCCCACGCCTCGGGCCGTCCGCGGGGCTTCACCAGCCTCGACCTCGACGTCGGCACGCTGCTTGCCGAGACGGCCTCGGTCGCGTTGGCGGCCGCGGACACCGCGTCCACGCTGGACCGTCACGTCGAGCGGGTTCGCTGGCTGCTGCGCCGGGATCCGGTCACCGGCCTGCCCGACCACCGCGCCTGGGCCGATGCGCTGGACGCCACCGACAGCGGTGCCGTCGTGGCCGTCGGGCTGGGCAACGTCGAGGCGCCCGACCGCCTGCTGCAGATCGTCGGTGCGGTCCTGCAGCGGCAGGCGACCGACACCGACCTCGTGGCCCGTGTCGGCGTTGCCGAGTTCGGGTTGCTGCTGCGCGGCGCCAGCCTGTCCACCGCCGAGCAGATCGCCGGTTCGGTGCGGGAGCGGCTGGGACCGATTCGTCGCGCCGACGGCAGTCCCGTCGGGGTCGGCTTCGCCGCCACCCCAGAGCTGGAGTCGGTGCGCGACGCCTGGCGGGTTGCCGCCGGCCGCATGCTGCAGTCCTGA
- a CDS encoding sigma-70 family RNA polymerase sigma factor, whose amino-acid sequence MPTTSPAPTAAHDELITTYLPLVGYAVNSMASRIPRHVPRDDLMSAGMLGLTQAAQAYDDSTGVPFDRFARMRIKGALLDELRSRDWASRSVRRNARRMQAARDTVIAREGRAPNLDETAAEMGVGLDEARRLVDDVHRGTVLNYESLTVDGVDEVLPAHESTPEHQLLDRERQGILLDAIAELPERLQVVINAYFFEERAMANIAEELGVTESRISQMRSEAFEMIRTAMTMTLESTPAPEEERPNSRAARRRAGYYAAVATASTIGQRLDRVPAMAA is encoded by the coding sequence ATGCCCACGACGAGCCCCGCACCGACCGCCGCCCACGACGAGCTCATCACGACCTACCTGCCCCTCGTCGGGTACGCGGTCAACAGCATGGCCTCCAGGATCCCGCGCCACGTGCCGCGCGACGACCTGATGTCGGCCGGCATGCTCGGGCTCACCCAGGCCGCACAGGCCTACGACGACTCCACGGGTGTGCCGTTCGACCGGTTCGCCAGGATGCGCATCAAGGGTGCCCTGCTCGACGAGCTGCGGTCCCGCGACTGGGCGTCCCGTTCGGTTCGCCGCAACGCCCGCCGCATGCAGGCCGCCAGGGACACCGTCATCGCCCGAGAGGGTCGTGCCCCCAACCTCGACGAGACCGCTGCGGAGATGGGTGTCGGCCTCGACGAGGCCCGTCGGCTGGTCGATGACGTGCACCGTGGGACCGTCCTCAACTACGAGTCGCTGACCGTCGACGGCGTCGACGAGGTCCTGCCGGCCCACGAGTCCACCCCCGAACACCAGCTGCTGGACCGCGAGCGCCAGGGCATCCTGCTCGACGCCATCGCCGAGCTGCCCGAGCGCTTGCAGGTCGTCATCAACGCCTACTTCTTCGAGGAGCGGGCCATGGCCAACATCGCCGAGGAGCTCGGGGTGACGGAGTCCCGCATCAGCCAGATGCGCAGCGAGGCCTTCGAGATGATCCGCACAGCGATGACGATGACGCTCGAGAGCACCCCGGCCCCCGAGGAGGAGCGTCCGAACAGCCGTGCTGCTCGTCGTCGCGCCGGCTACTACGCCGCCGTCGCCACCGCCTCCACCATCGGCCAGCGGTTGGACCGCGTGCCGGCGATGGCCGCCTAG
- the nadA gene encoding quinolinate synthase NadA, producing the protein MPTSSLATAADRTQLLILGRGADPTSERGTVCPGEVPAASDPSLVARARAAKEILGDSVFVLGHHYQRDEVIEFADARGDSFKLAQEAAANGADTIIFCGVHFMAETADILTDESTRVILPDLAAGCSMADMADIAQVERAWEDLRAAGVGPDHTVPMTYMNSTAAIKSFTGRNGGVVCTSSNAERAMEWAFEQGEQILFLPDEHLGRNTAVLDMGLSLDDCVVYNPHQPLGGLTAEQLRDAKVVLWKGHCSVHGTFTPAHVALARAKNPDVKLLVHPECRYEVVTQADEVGSTSYIIEAVRNAEPGTAWAIGTELNLVGRLAQEHPEQDIMFLNDNVCFCATMNRIDLPHLVWTLEELVQGRVVNEIRVDPDTRHWAKVALDRMLSLPGRSDRD; encoded by the coding sequence ATGCCGACGAGCTCACTGGCCACCGCCGCCGACCGCACGCAGCTGCTGATCCTCGGCCGTGGTGCCGACCCGACGTCCGAGCGTGGCACCGTGTGCCCCGGCGAGGTGCCCGCGGCATCCGACCCCTCCCTGGTGGCCCGCGCCCGGGCAGCCAAGGAGATCCTCGGCGACTCGGTGTTCGTCCTCGGCCACCACTACCAGCGCGACGAGGTCATCGAGTTCGCCGATGCGCGTGGTGACTCCTTCAAGCTGGCCCAGGAGGCTGCGGCCAACGGGGCCGACACGATCATCTTCTGCGGTGTGCACTTCATGGCCGAGACCGCCGACATCCTGACCGACGAGTCGACGCGGGTGATCCTGCCAGACCTCGCGGCGGGATGTTCCATGGCCGACATGGCCGACATCGCGCAGGTCGAACGGGCCTGGGAGGACCTTCGCGCGGCGGGCGTCGGCCCCGACCACACCGTGCCGATGACCTACATGAACTCCACGGCGGCCATCAAGAGCTTCACGGGTCGCAACGGCGGGGTGGTCTGCACGTCCTCCAACGCCGAGCGCGCCATGGAGTGGGCCTTCGAGCAGGGCGAGCAGATCCTGTTCCTGCCCGACGAGCACCTCGGCCGCAACACCGCGGTGCTCGACATGGGCCTGTCGCTGGACGACTGCGTCGTCTACAACCCGCACCAGCCGTTGGGCGGCCTGACCGCGGAGCAGCTGCGCGACGCGAAGGTGGTGCTCTGGAAGGGGCACTGCTCGGTCCACGGCACCTTCACGCCGGCGCACGTGGCGCTGGCACGGGCGAAGAACCCCGACGTGAAGCTGCTGGTCCACCCCGAGTGCCGCTACGAGGTCGTCACCCAGGCCGACGAGGTCGGGTCGACCAGCTACATCATCGAGGCGGTCCGCAACGCCGAGCCGGGCACCGCCTGGGCGATCGGCACCGAGCTGAACCTGGTCGGCCGGTTGGCACAGGAGCACCCCGAGCAGGACATCATGTTCCTCAACGACAACGTCTGCTTCTGCGCGACGATGAACCGCATCGACCTCCCCCACCTCGTGTGGACGCTGGAGGAGCTGGTCCAGGGCCGCGTGGTCAACGAGATCCGCGTCGATCCCGACACCCGGCACTGGGCGAAGGTCGCGCTCGACCGGATGCTGTCGCTGCCCGGCCGGAGCGACCGGGACTGA
- a CDS encoding RNA polymerase sigma factor: MDPADSDDPVVLLERARAGDQPAWDRLVDNFSGLVWSVLRSYRLGAAANDDVFQTVWLRLVEHADRIAQPERLAGWLATTTRNEALRVLRMQQRTRPSDIVGQDADRTELQPLELLVESDTHREVLAAFGELSEDCQRLLRLLTTDPPLEYAEVAEMVGRPIGSLGPTRARCLAKLRTFLGGDEA; this comes from the coding sequence GTGGACCCTGCGGATTCCGACGACCCGGTCGTGCTGCTCGAACGTGCCCGCGCCGGTGACCAACCTGCGTGGGACCGCCTGGTGGACAACTTCTCCGGGCTGGTCTGGTCGGTCCTGCGGTCCTACCGGCTGGGGGCCGCGGCCAACGACGACGTCTTCCAGACCGTGTGGTTGCGGCTGGTCGAGCACGCCGACCGCATCGCCCAGCCCGAACGACTTGCCGGCTGGCTTGCGACCACCACGCGCAACGAGGCGCTGCGGGTCCTCCGGATGCAGCAGCGGACCCGGCCGAGCGACATCGTCGGACAGGACGCCGACCGGACCGAGCTGCAGCCGCTGGAGCTGCTCGTGGAGTCCGACACCCACCGCGAGGTCCTCGCGGCGTTCGGCGAGCTGTCGGAGGACTGCCAGCGCCTGCTGCGCCTGCTGACCACGGATCCGCCGCTGGAGTACGCCGAGGTCGCGGAGATGGTGGGACGGCCGATCGGTTCGCTGGGCCCCACCCGGGCCCGGTGCCTGGCCAAGCTGCGGACGTTCCTGGGAGGTGACGAGGCATGA
- the gcvT gene encoding glycine cleavage system aminomethyltransferase GcvT, with the protein MTTDTPTDVQTPLRRSPLHDRHVAAGARMAEFAGWEMPIDYGSVVAEHEAVRGSGGMFDLTHLGTVAVTGPGAEQVIQRSFTNDVTTLEAGRSHYTLCLDADAGIIDDLLVYRLDDWFLVVPNAANTAAVTARLLDQSRTHDDDVTITVATLACVAVQGPEAVAMLTAAMPAAFGEDAPAPADLAYLDCVSLGEAQVLSRSGYTGEVGFEVFCTGERAGLLWDALAEAGVTPAGLGCRDTLRLEMGYPLHGNDISTDHTPVEARLNWAVKPGTGFVGEDAYVAAKDAGATQRLMGLVAEGRRPPRAGDAVMRDGQQVGTMTSGSFSPVKKVGIGMAYVDIELEPGTAVEVDVRGKPVAAEVVRPPFVEARTK; encoded by the coding sequence ATGACGACCGATACCCCCACCGACGTCCAGACCCCCTTGCGCCGCTCGCCGCTGCACGACCGCCATGTCGCCGCCGGCGCACGAATGGCGGAGTTCGCCGGCTGGGAGATGCCGATCGACTACGGCTCGGTCGTGGCCGAGCACGAAGCCGTTCGGGGTTCGGGTGGCATGTTCGACCTGACCCACCTCGGCACGGTGGCGGTGACGGGTCCGGGGGCCGAACAGGTCATCCAGCGGTCCTTCACCAACGACGTCACGACCCTCGAGGCCGGCCGCTCGCACTACACCCTCTGCCTGGATGCCGACGCGGGGATCATCGACGACCTGCTGGTGTACCGGCTCGACGACTGGTTCCTGGTGGTGCCCAACGCGGCCAACACCGCCGCGGTCACCGCTCGCCTGCTCGACCAGTCCCGCACCCACGACGACGACGTCACCATCACCGTGGCGACCCTGGCCTGTGTCGCCGTGCAGGGCCCCGAGGCCGTGGCCATGCTGACCGCCGCCATGCCGGCCGCGTTCGGTGAGGACGCGCCCGCCCCCGCCGACCTGGCCTACCTGGACTGCGTGTCCCTCGGTGAGGCGCAGGTCCTCTCGCGGTCCGGCTACACCGGCGAGGTCGGGTTCGAGGTGTTCTGCACCGGCGAGCGGGCCGGCCTGCTGTGGGACGCCCTGGCCGAGGCCGGCGTCACCCCTGCCGGGCTCGGCTGCCGGGACACCCTGCGCCTGGAGATGGGGTACCCGCTGCACGGCAACGACATCTCCACCGACCACACGCCCGTCGAGGCGCGCCTCAACTGGGCGGTCAAGCCCGGAACGGGGTTCGTCGGCGAGGACGCCTACGTGGCCGCCAAGGACGCCGGTGCCACGCAACGGCTGATGGGGTTGGTCGCCGAGGGACGTCGTCCTCCCCGCGCCGGCGACGCGGTGATGCGGGACGGGCAGCAGGTCGGCACGATGACCTCGGGCAGCTTCTCGCCGGTCAAGAAGGTCGGCATCGGCATGGCCTACGTCGACATCGAGCTGGAACCGGGGACGGCGGTCGAGGTCGACGTGCGCGGCAAGCCCGTCGCGGCAGAGGTCGTGCGTCCCCCGTTCGTGGAGGCACGGACCAAGTGA
- a CDS encoding glycerate kinase has product MRVLIAPDSFSGTLTALQAAEAMADGWRRVRPADELVLVPMSDGGEGLIDVVGHAQPSATWHTVEVADARGMATEAVWLELPDGTAVVETARACGLHTLPEDGRDPLRATTYGVGQLLGDVAASGCRRVVIGLGGSATVDCGAGMVSAMTGHALRRADGNGVKVGGRWVKESASLRPHVRPELGDVVIASDVTNPLLGSDGAAAVFGPQKGADAAGVAELEEAIAACAEVLERDLPGGPWRDRPGAGAAGGLGFALMALTGATPRSGAEVVAELVGLDVQRADVVVTGEGSIDAQTSSGKAPAFVATTARDAGAVTVGIGGRVHPAGTAGFDRVGELGEEGLTRAAGRLADVAAEVASSF; this is encoded by the coding sequence ATGCGTGTCCTCATCGCCCCGGACTCCTTCTCCGGCACGCTCACCGCCCTGCAGGCCGCCGAGGCCATGGCCGACGGCTGGCGCCGCGTTCGCCCCGCCGACGAGCTGGTGCTCGTGCCCATGTCCGACGGCGGTGAGGGGCTGATCGACGTCGTCGGCCATGCCCAGCCATCGGCAACGTGGCACACCGTCGAGGTCGCGGACGCCCGCGGCATGGCCACCGAGGCAGTGTGGCTGGAGCTGCCCGACGGGACGGCCGTGGTCGAGACGGCTCGCGCCTGCGGCCTGCACACGCTGCCCGAGGACGGCAGGGACCCGCTGCGCGCGACCACCTACGGAGTGGGTCAGCTGCTGGGCGACGTGGCCGCGTCGGGGTGTCGTCGTGTGGTCATCGGTCTGGGTGGGTCGGCGACGGTGGACTGCGGTGCCGGGATGGTCTCGGCGATGACCGGCCACGCGCTGCGTCGGGCCGACGGCAACGGCGTGAAGGTCGGCGGCCGCTGGGTCAAGGAGAGCGCGTCGCTGCGACCGCATGTGCGCCCCGAGCTCGGGGACGTCGTGATCGCCAGCGACGTCACCAACCCCTTGCTGGGCAGCGATGGCGCCGCAGCCGTCTTCGGACCGCAGAAGGGCGCCGATGCCGCGGGCGTTGCCGAGCTGGAAGAGGCGATCGCCGCCTGCGCCGAGGTGCTGGAACGCGACCTCCCCGGCGGGCCGTGGCGTGACCGACCCGGCGCCGGGGCGGCCGGCGGCCTCGGGTTCGCGCTGATGGCGTTGACCGGGGCGACCCCGCGGTCGGGCGCCGAAGTCGTCGCCGAGCTCGTCGGCCTGGATGTCCAGCGGGCCGACGTGGTGGTGACCGGGGAGGGCAGCATCGACGCCCAGACGTCCAGCGGGAAGGCCCCCGCCTTCGTGGCGACGACCGCGAGGGACGCCGGGGCCGTGACGGTCGGGATCGGTGGCCGCGTGCATCCGGCGGGCACCGCCGGGTTCGACCGAGTGGGTGAGCTCGGCGAGGAGGGCCTGACGCGCGCCGCCGGACGCCTGGCCGACGTCGCCGCCGAGGTCGCGTCCTCGTTCTAG